The following are encoded together in the Meriones unguiculatus strain TT.TT164.6M chromosome 16, Bangor_MerUng_6.1, whole genome shotgun sequence genome:
- the Icoslg gene encoding ICOS ligand isoform X2, with protein MRLNPGLLLLLFISVYAEEKVEELHAMVGSDVELSCVHPAGSHFDLTDLFVYWQIDNQSRVVAYHLPKGPTVVHVDDLYKNRAHLSQDRMEQGDFSLNLQNVTPQDTQEFTCLVFRESTEFRGDLKVVVRLHVAANFSTPIISRDGPSAPGQELTFTCESTNGYPKPNLYWINKTDESLIDETLQNDTAYLNERGLYNVVSVLRIPWTPSVDVSCWVENVVLHQNLTSVSQADKSTGNNDKITKNPQETDKQNANVLLILLAVLLVVAGAVSSWACRSRCPRRSYAGPRHVEQELQDHA; from the exons ATGAGGCTAAA TCCCGgtctgctcttgctgctgtttaTCAGCGTCTACGCTG AGGAGAAGGTTGAGGAACTTCATGCGATGGTGGGCAGCGATGTGGAGCTCAGCTGTGTTCACCCCGCCGGAAGCCATTTCGACCTGACCGATCTGTTTGTCTATTGGCAAATCGATAACCAAAGCAGGGTGGTGGCCTACCACCTGCCTAAAGGCCCCACCGTAGTGCATGTGGATGACCTGTACAAGAACAGGGCCCATCTGTCACAGGACCGCATGGAGCAGGGTGACTTCTCTCTGAACCTGCAGAACGTCACCCCCCAGGACACCCAGGAGTTCACGTGCCTGGTGTTTAGGGAGTCCACGGAGTTCAGAGGGGACTTGAAAGTGGTGGTCAGGCTGCACGTGGCAG CGAACTTCAGCACACCCATCATCAGCAGAGACGGACCCTCCGCCCCAGGGCAGGAGCTCACCTTCACCTGCGAGTCCACCAATGGCTACCCCAAACCCAACCTGTACTGGATCAACAAGACCGACGAGAGCCTGATCGATGAGACCCTGCAGAATGACACTGCCTACTTGAACGAGCGGGGCCTGTACAACGTGGTCAGCGTCTTAAGGATCCCTTGGACGCCAAGTGTGGATGTCAGCTGCTGGGTAGAGAATGTGGTTCTCCATCAGAACCTCACCAGCGTCAGCCAAGCAG ATAAGTCCACTGGAAACAACGACAAGATCACAAAGAACCCACAGGAAACCGACAAGCAGAATGCTAACGTCCTTTTAATCCTCCTTGCTGTGCTACTGGTGGTAGCAGGTGCCGTATCCTCCTGGGCTTGCAGAAGCCGGTGTCCCCGAAGAAGCTATGCAG GTCCCAGGCACGTAGAGCAGGAACTCCAAG ACCATGCCTGA
- the Icoslg gene encoding ICOS ligand isoform X1, which translates to MRLNPGLLLLLFISVYAEEKVEELHAMVGSDVELSCVHPAGSHFDLTDLFVYWQIDNQSRVVAYHLPKGPTVVHVDDLYKNRAHLSQDRMEQGDFSLNLQNVTPQDTQEFTCLVFRESTEFRGDLKVVVRLHVAANFSTPIISRDGPSAPGQELTFTCESTNGYPKPNLYWINKTDESLIDETLQNDTAYLNERGLYNVVSVLRIPWTPSVDVSCWVENVVLHQNLTSVSQADKSTGNNDKITKNPQETDKQNANVLLILLAVLLVVAGAVSSWACRSRCPRRSYAGPRHVEQELQGCSNQKDPWNEDGSKFSHHLLQGKYPRGYWSQTS; encoded by the exons ATGAGGCTAAA TCCCGgtctgctcttgctgctgtttaTCAGCGTCTACGCTG AGGAGAAGGTTGAGGAACTTCATGCGATGGTGGGCAGCGATGTGGAGCTCAGCTGTGTTCACCCCGCCGGAAGCCATTTCGACCTGACCGATCTGTTTGTCTATTGGCAAATCGATAACCAAAGCAGGGTGGTGGCCTACCACCTGCCTAAAGGCCCCACCGTAGTGCATGTGGATGACCTGTACAAGAACAGGGCCCATCTGTCACAGGACCGCATGGAGCAGGGTGACTTCTCTCTGAACCTGCAGAACGTCACCCCCCAGGACACCCAGGAGTTCACGTGCCTGGTGTTTAGGGAGTCCACGGAGTTCAGAGGGGACTTGAAAGTGGTGGTCAGGCTGCACGTGGCAG CGAACTTCAGCACACCCATCATCAGCAGAGACGGACCCTCCGCCCCAGGGCAGGAGCTCACCTTCACCTGCGAGTCCACCAATGGCTACCCCAAACCCAACCTGTACTGGATCAACAAGACCGACGAGAGCCTGATCGATGAGACCCTGCAGAATGACACTGCCTACTTGAACGAGCGGGGCCTGTACAACGTGGTCAGCGTCTTAAGGATCCCTTGGACGCCAAGTGTGGATGTCAGCTGCTGGGTAGAGAATGTGGTTCTCCATCAGAACCTCACCAGCGTCAGCCAAGCAG ATAAGTCCACTGGAAACAACGACAAGATCACAAAGAACCCACAGGAAACCGACAAGCAGAATGCTAACGTCCTTTTAATCCTCCTTGCTGTGCTACTGGTGGTAGCAGGTGCCGTATCCTCCTGGGCTTGCAGAAGCCGGTGTCCCCGAAGAAGCTATGCAG GTCCCAGGCACGTAGAGCAGGAACTCCAAG GCTGCTCTAACCAGAAGGATCCGTGGAATGAAGATGGATCAAAATTCTCCCACCATCTCCTCCAAGGAAAATATCCCAGGGGATACTGGAGCCAAACTTCCTGA